GTTTTGATTGTAAAAAACAAATTGGGGGATAGTTATATGAATGAAGATAAAGAACAATTGTTTTGGGGGATTTGGAATGAACAAGAAATTGCATCTTCTTACATCGCGGAATATGATTCTATACCGCACTTATATGGAGAATATGTAATGTATCAAGCAGAAGGGCAAATAATTGATTTAATCGCTCAAAATCATAATATTACATGTTCCGAGTTAGCTGAAATAACAAAAAAGACACCAAGTGCATGCTCACAAATTGTTAGAAAATTAAAAGATCGTGGTTTTGTAATACAGACAAGAAATGAAAAAAATAATCGAAAATATAATTTATCATTGAGCGATGTAGGGGAAAAAATTTATGAAGAAAGAAAGCATTTTACCAAGAACTGTCAGCTTATTATGATGAAAATGCTGGATCGATTTACAGAAGAAGAATTAATACATCACATAAAAGTACAACAAGTTATAAATGAAGCTTATGCTGGCGATGTGATTAGAAGTAAAGAACAATTAAAATAAGAAAATAGGATTTCATATTTTTTAGAAGAAAAGAATATGAAATCTTTTTTTGTCTAAAATCACAAATTATATATTAATAATATATAAAAAAGAGCAAGTAAAAATGTATATAATGACAAAATTAAACAAAAAACTTGAAAATAATAATTAACCATGTATAATTGTAAGTAACTTAATACTTTAGCACCTTAACAATTAAAAAGAGGGGGTGTACAATTGTTTAAAAATATAGAAAAGAAAATATTTATTCCGACATTTTTAACACTGATTATTTTTATATTATTAATACGTTTTTTTCCGAAAGAAACTAAAAATATAATTTCGTATCTATTTAATGTGTGTACTGAAAAGTTTGGATGGTTATATTTAGTAGTATGCCTGTTAGCATTTGTTTTTATGTTTTGCTTAACATTTAGTAAATATGGAAATGTAAAGCTTGGTGATCCAGGTGAAGTACCAAGATATAACAATATGTCATGGATTGCAATGCTATTTACATCAGGTGTTGGAAGTAGCCTTGTTATTTTAGGATTTTTAGAACCAATTTATTATGTCAGTAGTCCACCATTTCAAATAGAACCATTTAGTCAAAAAGCTTTTGAATATGCGCATATGTATGGACAATTTCATTGGGGACCAAGTGCTTGGGCACTTTATAATCCTGCAATT
This Ruminococcus hominis DNA region includes the following protein-coding sequences:
- a CDS encoding MarR family winged helix-turn-helix transcriptional regulator translates to MNEDKEQLFWGIWNEQEIASSYIAEYDSIPHLYGEYVMYQAEGQIIDLIAQNHNITCSELAEITKKTPSACSQIVRKLKDRGFVIQTRNEKNNRKYNLSLSDVGEKIYEERKHFTKNCQLIMMKMLDRFTEEELIHHIKVQQVINEAYAGDVIRSKEQLK